The Tenrec ecaudatus isolate mTenEca1 chromosome 4, mTenEca1.hap1, whole genome shotgun sequence region TTATTCTACATCAAGAGTTCTAGGATGTTTGGCTCCAGGTATTCTGAGGAGATTGACTTACCTTTTCGCCAGATCTATCCTGTACACTCCTGTAGTAAAATAGTGCTACTATTCTCTAACCTTCCCTAAAGAACTCTGTCATCTTcgatttacaccacatcaaatgGTAGCTTGGGCATCAAGTTCTGTTTTTTTCATTGTTCTTTGAGTCTTAGGGAACAAAGTGAAGTCTGTAGGGGGAAAAAATCAGGCTGTAGGGTGGGTTACGTTTTCCTAGCAAAATTCTTCTAGGACAAAATTCTcccagatccccttgcagaatgaGTAGGCGCACCACGGGGGTGGACACAGCTGTTCTGACCTTTTCCTCACCAGTatagttttctatttcttttttttgtttgtttatatttgttTAATCCATGTCAAACGTAGTTTACAAAGGGAGAGGACAAGTACCTTTGTATAGAATATACAGACACAGCATCACACCATGGGGCCCCGAGAGGAGACACTTCCTGGGAGCAGAGCTCtgatcccaggggcagttcttggGAGGAGCTGGGCAGCCAGGTGCACCCGCATCCAGCTGTACTGCCAGCCCTGGCTTCAGCTCGGTGCCCATCCCTGCCCACAGCTCTGAAACAGAGCCCCATGAGCTAAGACTAAGGAGAGGACCATGTCCCTGGGGGCGTGTGCCCCATGTCCGGGAGGAGAAATATACACCACTGAACACCgagcacatgggagagggagggacaccatggaggggagcggggaggcaggCACCCCAAGAGGTGGGTGGGCCGAGCCCCCAGCCAGCCCTGAGGGAGGCACTGCTTCagatattcttaaaaaaaaaatcatacaaccaaggggtggagggaggggttgtCCCATTTATACACAACATTGTAAACATACACGGTCTATATTACATGTGCTTCAGTCTGGTGTTTGCatgtctgtctgtccatctggTCAGTCTGGGGGCTGGATCTCAGGAGCCTTACTCCCCTATCCTCCACCACCCCTTGCTTCATCCTGGGCATTCTAGAACAGCCGGCAGGGCCAGGCCGCAGCTTCCACTCTGGCTCCAGagtcctgtgtgtatgtgtgtgtgtgtgtgtgtgtgtatgtgcaagtATGTACACGGGGAGAGGCTCACTGTCACAGAGGCTGGGACAGGTGGGGCTGCGGGAGGCGAGGCTGGAGAGGGGGTGCGCTCACAAGTAGATCCTCCGCAGGTCCCCTGGCGCTGTGATCGTGTTGCACTGTGGGCAGAGCTTCTTGGCGCCCAGAGTCCGAAGCCAGCACTCCTCACAGTGCACATGCCAACACTGGATGGACGTTAGGGGCATCGAGTAGGAGTCCATGCAGATGAGGCATTTGTAACGGTCCCCACGAGATAGCTGCCGTTCCAGCTCCCTGACCCGAGCCTTCAGGGCTTCGAACGTCGTCACAGCGGACTCCTCGGTGATTTTCTCGATGTCGCTGTTCTTACAGGTCTTCTGCatggcctcttgtttgctgcTCTCCCCGTTGCTGGTGGATGGCATCTCATCACTGGCCCACTTAGAGAACTCAAGGGTGATTCGGGTGCTGGGAGGGCCGCCATTTAGGACTGCGCCCCATAGGGCCTCTCTCTCCTTGGCTTCCCCAGGCTCCTCGCCAGTGCAGGGGATGACGTCAGCCTCCGTGTATTGTGGCTTCCCGTATTCCAGCGTGTCATCCCCATCCACATCCAAGTCTGCGTCACTGTCTGGGTTCTCTTTACCGCTGCACATGACAAAGCCGGAGCCTCGGAAGCCGCCTTCCAGGAGAGTGGTGGCCCGTATCCGCTTCTGCCCACACCACTCATACTCCTCAAAGCGGGTGCTGTTCTCATGCTCCATGTCCACAGCGTCGTCCTCAGCCAGGCAGGAGCCTTCCCTCTTAGAAAGGCAATGCTCCACATGCCTACTCATCTCCTGCTCCGATCCTGCCAGGGGGCGGTTGCACAGGGGACATACCTGCCCTTCATCTTGCTTCCTCCGTTTCATTTTCCCAATCCGAGCATTCAGCCTGGTCTGCCGGTTGGCTCGCACTCGCAGGAAGGTCTGGGAGAAGATCCCGGGCGGAGGCAAAAAGCAGAGCAAGAGCGTCAGGTGCGGCCGGGAGCCCTCGGCCCGGCCCCAGTTTTCTATTTCTAAAAAATATCTTCACAAGAAGTCCCTGTGACCATCCGTGTGTTTGAACCCAATCTATCGATAGTGCCCATTCCCAAAACAcagctgccaagacctcctctgccTTGACTTAAATGGCCCAGCAGATGCCACTGTTGTGACTGGACCTTGTTTGAAGGCACCCAAATGAGACTAAGACGATGTGTTACTAGTAGAACTTGACTGCAGCCATCCATTGATCAGGAGACATATTTAGATACCTTCTGGTAGGAATAAAGCCGTGTGTGTCTGCAGTGAAACCCCAGGAATCAcactttggacacacacacacacacagtcagatCTGCAAAAACGAGAAACTGTGCATGGTGGAAACCTATCAGagaaaactcaaatattttccactaatGTGAGCGATGGAAAAGCATTAAGATTATGTACTATCAAAGGTGGAGAACTTGTAAGACCCAGAAACGCAAGGCCATCATCTCATCCAGTCTGGCTCTCAGAGTTTTTGAGGTCTATAGATACGAGTTAGGAGCCCCAATAGCACAAACACTTAAACACTAGGCTCTTAACCAAAAGGCTACTGATTAGAATCTGCCCACAGGCGCCTCGGAAGAAGGTCTTGTTTCTGAGAAAGCGTGGCCAAGGAAAGCTCCATGGAGCCCAGTTCTGCTGCACAGTACACGGGGCCCTCGGGAGGCAAAGCAACGTCACAGTCACTGGTTTGGTTTATATAGTAGGTTAGATAGATATACAGACATAGAgatatttctattttttcaaCAACTACATTTttaagaagaggaagaaatgcaCAGAAACGAACCTCTGCCATGAACGTCAGCCAAGCAGTCAAAGTTAGCATCGCCAGTAAAGAAATGAATGGACATTCTATGTGCCTTGGTATGGTGCACTGTTTGTTTTCACAGGTAGCTAAGGGACCTATGGTTCTTTCTTGAGCTCTGAAGTGAGGCTTTGCGATCTCCTTGGAATCGTTAGCTGTAGGCCTCATCATCTGGCAAGCTTTCCATGCACCTACACACATCATAAACCCATCTCAGCATTGAGCGTGCCTGTATTTTTTTCTTATATGTTTCAAGATCCATCAAAGAAAAGCTACTGGTTAAGGTAATTTCTGTTTTTTCCTAGTTTAAGCTTTTAAGGATGTCAGGCCTGGGTTCCATGATGGTCCCTTTTGTATTCTTCCTCTGGATGTGCTCATGGTTTTTGCCTAGGGTTGCAAGTGGGATCCTCATTCATTTCACAGGTCTGACAGGGATTGCATTAGGTAGGCAACAGAGGCTAGACAGAATGTGGCAGAAAAAAGTGTCCAACTTATCACCCCTACTTGAGAGGTCAGGGTCTTTTGAACTCAATACAGTGTAGGGTTAATGAGGGCAAAGTAGAAGCAAAAATCACACACAAGACATCGCTAGTGTTTCTCATCCTGTAATTGTCTCTGCTGTGTCCTCATAGGCATCGATCCAACTTTCTTAGTACTGCACTGCATGACTATAAGTTGTTGAAGGCAAAGAAGGCTGTCCACTCAAATTTTAAGGATAAGAAAGTGGCACAACTTCCCCGTTTATTTGTTATCTTCGAGTGGGAATTGTTCTTTTAAACATTCTTAAGCTTGGTAACTTGAGCAACCCATTGACAAGCTCCTTATGAGACTGATTTCTCTTTGTGAGGAGCTGATCCTCTCTGGCTACCGCCATCCCCACACTaggatggtttttgtttttctcaattcAGGGCAAGGCCACTGTCGGTCAATGCTACACCATTGTGCCTATTGAAAAAAAGGAATATTTTTATCCAGACACTTCATTTTGTTAGGAAATCTATGTAATGAACACACCATTCTCCCACATCTACATATTAATGGCACCCCTGAGAGTTATGCTCTGCACAATCTGTATATCTGGTGTCTCtggggtttgcttgttttttgtgaAATAATGAGTTTGTGGGCAGGGAGTCGTGCGGCATAGCGAGATTTGAATCAAGATATCAGTGGATAAGAAGAGTCTGTGGCCACTTCTGACAGCTGAGGATTGAATGACGTGCTCATCGGGCGCCAGTCAATGAGATCAGACACACAGAAGAGGCAGATTGAGGGGATAAGGAGTCCAGTTGGATCTGTGTAGGTGACTGTGGGATGCCCAGGGGAATCTGAGCTTTTGTCAGGGATGAAGGTACACTCTGGAAAGGGATAGTGGTGACGGTTGTACAGCACAATGAGCATAGTAACGTCCTAACTTCCACAGGTAAGAATTGATGGAGTGGGCAATTTTGTTATATTATTTGTACTACAAGTAAAAGAATGTGAAGGAACAGGTAATGATTTTATTGGCCCACAGTCTATTTTACTAGGGTAATCACCTTCCAACTGTAGCAGAGTATATGAGATATTGCAAAGAGTTTTCAATAGGGAATATTAATCTTGCCAAGGAGATTTCTACTCTAGAGACTTAACAGTACAGTGAATCCTTTGGCATTAAACAAAACACCACTTATGACGGGGGGCAAATTTGAGGAAACTACTTAATGTTGTtgagagatatatatatatat contains the following coding sequences:
- the LOC142446122 gene encoding E3 ubiquitin-protein ligase RNF220-like; protein product: MSIHFFTGDANFDCLADVHGREIENWGRAEGSRPHLTLLLCFLPPPGIFSQTFLRVRANRQTRLNARIGKMKRRKQDEGQREGSCLAEDDAVDMEHENSTRFEEYEWCGQKRIRATTLLEGGFRGSGFVMCSGKENPDSDADLDVDGDDTLEYGKPQYTEADVIPCTGEEPGEAKEREALWGAVLNGGPPSTRITLEFSKWASDEMPSTSNGESSKQEAMQKTCKNSDIEKITEESAVTTFEALKARVRELERQLSRGDRYKCLICMDSYSMPLTSIQCWHVHCEECWLRTLGAKKLCPQCNTITAPGDLRRIYL